The genomic stretch TTGCTATTAGCTCACATTTTCAAAGGTCTTCTGTAATTGTTTTCATGCTTAATGGTCATTATTTTAAGGTGCTTTGTTTGCTTTACTTTTAATTCATTTCTGGATCTTATAAAAATTATCTTATACAGATTCTGTTTTGATATTATGAAACATCCATGGCATGAAGCAGGAACTTTATGAGTTTTTAAATTTCGAATATTGTGGTTTGAATCCTGcgttgattctctttttctgtTACATTACTTTGTTACTTAATTTTAAATGACTAAGGTTAAGTTTGTAAGAATATAGCTGCCAAGATTAATTTATTTAAGTAGTACTTTGACTTGGCATGTTCCCATTTTCAGTGCTGCCTTGAATCGATGATTTCTTTCAGTTTAGGGTTCGTTTGGTTCCCCATAGAATTGGggtttagaattggaattggggTCCCAATTCCAATTCTTCAGTTTGGACACCCGCAATGCCAGAGAATTAGAATTCAATTTGAATTCTACGAGCCATCAATTCCACAAATTCAATTCTTTGGTAAGACCTAAGAATTACAATTCCAATTCCATAATTTCACCTCCTATTCGGGTTAGTACGCGGATCCTAAtgggtaaaaaattaaaatcgggTCAACTATGTGAGCAGCCCTCTCTCGCGATCTAATTAGTCACTTTTCCTCAACTGCAAGTGCTTCTTCTGTGCGTCATCCCCTTCACCGCCACCCTAACATTTTGTCTCTTCCACCACCGTCTCCGGCATCGCTCTGCCACGCATCTACCCATCACTTCAGCAATCGCAAGACTGCTCCGAACTGGGTTCTTCAGTCCggaaggtaacaactaaaagctCTCCTTTGCCTTCGATTTTTAACTTTGCAGCATTGAATATTGAATTCTGAATTTCTTTGACTGGCAAAATCTTTGTACAAGAGAGTGATTTGATGTCTTTCTTCAAGAGAGTTTGGTTAATTAATAGGGAATTGGACATCTTAGGGGATTTTCAGGGGCAACAGGGTGAGTGAAGTAAGAGGATTGGATATGTTTTAAGAGTCAGTTTTCGGCGGCTGGTGAGCAGACAGAGTCACATGATGGTTCTGGACATCCGACGATTTGAATTGTGTTGTGGGATTTGGATTATGATCGatatttgtttttttatttaaagaaaaaataaatttactGCTGCTACTTATGAATCGCATTTGCTCCCCTAATATTCgtgaaattaattaaataataataatagcaaATGGAATAGTAGAGGCTTTTTGAAGGATGAGTTGATGAGGATTGAGTGAGTGGCTTACCGCTTACTCTCACGGTAGAAACAGAAGCTTGCGAAGGCTTCTCTTGCTTTCAATTGCAAAAAGTGAGTGTTTTGGGATTCTGATGATTCTGATCCTGGATTGCATTATTTACAGACATTCTGCATACAGGGGGCTCTGAATGATTAAAGTAGTTATTTGCCTCTGTATTTGAACTTTTAAGCTTGCTCCTGATGCTGTATTTACATaacatttcttgaatttgacataaaaaaaaacactacTAGTATCCggtttttttcccccttttgttTGTGGCTTTGTAATACATTGTTCATGGTTCTTTGTAGATTGAATATTCAAGAGATAATTTATAGGATCTACATTCACATTACAGGCAGAAAAATTATCTCATTCAAAAACGTTTTGTCTGCAAAAAATTACTGCTACAAGTTTAAAATTTCACTGCATTATAATGATTCGACCTCTAAACATCAGGAAGTGGCCTTGGCTAAGAACCTGACTTCGTGAATCATATCCACATGTTTAAGACTGATGATGGATGAAATGCTGAATCCGAAGCTAAAGTATCCTCCTTCAAGACACTGAGATCATAAACACAGAGAATGCAGATTACACCCTTTTTTTGTGCTTCATATCCTGTATTTTGTGCAAGCAGTGTTCTAGTAAATTATCAATATTCTGCAATGTATATTATTTCTCCATCATCTAGATAAGATTAATGTCTCATATGATTTACGGAAACTTGTTCTTGTTTAATTCTTCTTGGTTTGAAGTACACTAAATTCTTGGTTTGAAGACTCATAGAAGGCTTTAGAAGGATTCTGATGTTTCTCGTAGCCAGTTAGTCTTGTTTCTAGAAAGAAAGCTTTGTCGGgacttttctgtttctttcttttgttgcagtGTGCTGGAAAATCCTTACCAGTAGAAGCTTTAAGTCACCAGAATAAGTTTAGGACATCTCCAAACTATTTTGTGCACATAAGTGATGATCTTAGCAACATCTCCAAATTGCTTTTGCAAAAAGGTTCCGTCCAAATAAGTCATCATAAGTTCTTCATTTAACATATGTATGGATTTTTCTGGTGCATATTTGCCTCTCACTTTTAGTTCTATAATGCAGTGGCTGTTGAATCTATTCTTAAGAACATGACATTGTGATGTTTTTCTGGTGCATATTTGCCTTAGATATGGCATCTGAAGCAACATCTCAGTCAAAAGGGAAAGGCAAAGGGTATTTCACTTGGACTCCTGAAATGGATCGTGTAATGGGCACCTGTTTTATTGACCAAATGAACCAAGGAAACAAATTGGATGGTAAATGTGCATGGAAGACAGCAGCCTACACCGTAGTAATGAATGCTTTATTCGATAAGCTCAATATATCTGTGACAAAGGCTAATATTTTATCTCGTTTCAAGACATGGGAGAAACACTATGACATCCTATACCCACTGCTCCAGTCATGTAACTCTGGGTCTGCGATAATATGGGACTACTCTAGAGGTAGAATTGATGTTCGTGATGAGGATGTATGGAATGCTCGAGTAAGTGAGAATCCAAAAATTCTTCcttatagaaaaaaaattgtggTTGAAAATTGGGAGGATATCTGTACACTGTTTTCACAAGATCGTGCAAATGGAGAGGGTGCCCAAACTGTTTTTGAGGCTAATGTTGAAACTGAAGTTGAAGAGTCTGCTAATGTAGAGGAATCATTTGAGACTGATTCACGATCTTTAGAAGATGAAGTTATGAATGCACTGCTAGCTCGACAACGGTCAAAATCAAAAGCTTCATCTTCAACAAATGATCGTGGCACAAAGAGAAAACTAACGAGCTCTCAAGTACTTTACAAAGTGTTGGGACGAATGGCAGATTCACTGGATAAGTACTTAAATTCAGAATGCTCAAAAGTTACAACAAAAATGGTGGAAGATGAGTTATCTAAAATTGAATTGGATAGATTTCAATTGTTGAAGGGTATTGACTTACTTATGAATGACAGGACAAAGTATGACACTTTTTCTGGTCTCGGAGATGACTTAAAA from Coffea eugenioides isolate CCC68of chromosome 8, Ceug_1.0, whole genome shotgun sequence encodes the following:
- the LOC113779444 gene encoding uncharacterized protein LOC113779444, which produces MASEATSQSKGKGKGYFTWTPEMDRVMGTCFIDQMNQGNKLDGKCAWKTAAYTVVMNALFDKLNISVTKANILSRFKTWEKHYDILYPLLQSCNSGSAIIWDYSRGRIDVRDEDVWNARVSENPKILPYRKKIVVENWEDICTLFSQDRANGEGAQTVFEANVETEVEESANVEESFETDSRSLEDEVMNALLARQRSKSKASSSTNDRGTKRKLTSSQVLYKVLGRMADSLDKYLNSECSKVTTKMVEDELSKIELDRFQLLKGIDLLMNDRTKYDTFSGLGDDLKKDWLLMHIGN